In Litoribrevibacter albus, a genomic segment contains:
- a CDS encoding LodA/GoxA family CTQ-dependent oxidase produces MTNKTVFRVHPSVNFARFGTSEDYILSPETSAGLPQEGTAVTGGLPIKKGTENTPVTSNDLRDHEGNLKKQAARFRIYAYDIDGEDSYPCGAGTEIVIGTTLADGRTVTDLIWSSHLANKKAAAYNVVNNKGIEAYANNQVPQMRNPEVHGTIDSDYRLNRLMIDAGPRAICASQSETAKFDRCSEAKCVKAGGKIVPLPDYPIRFPEDTNDELFEPSGPLNTLGEIRTDDEGRLLVLASPGNAVGQYDEYGVPIQMTGDLNNVGWFDSAADGPVNVTLVFDDGSTEDAFGAWVVCGDPAYAPQIRNVVSVWDDVYNMFVRDLDLQPELYGITPKEDKRDYKSSYLPNFTQDIQPIFIACNLQRWTANLPPLALRAHTAVESITEDDDPNATIMAALNFIRNPNKNETNLGTPLMPLSLGAAGTSFLTVTKTQYFLLEQWSKNKFEKGGQTKLGPGEILDMASMANCLGGRYVPGIEVSYTIMEKDIYLQDWKTSGAGPFRIKQYPLSYENLNRETPYLSSGWIPLHDMTDGLQPGDVSKFMAIPWQTDYNSCSIHATAINTDGVNESNGAETTLYWSWPSQRPDAVYVAEEVFNNVLPQQQWSIRGKGTYAVNPASAATFQDPLQSVQDWDKIGIIVQGTNVDSETQEYSPELYLEVQSQLTNPGDSTDPVPAWPFNANPSKKKRDCPH; encoded by the coding sequence ATGACTAATAAAACCGTATTCAGAGTACATCCAAGCGTTAACTTTGCACGCTTTGGAACCAGTGAAGACTATATTCTTTCACCAGAAACCAGTGCGGGACTTCCGCAAGAAGGCACGGCAGTCACCGGCGGTTTGCCCATTAAAAAAGGCACTGAAAACACCCCGGTAACCAGTAACGACTTACGTGACCACGAAGGGAACTTGAAGAAACAAGCGGCCCGTTTTCGTATCTACGCCTACGACATCGACGGTGAAGATTCATATCCCTGTGGCGCTGGCACTGAAATCGTGATCGGCACAACATTGGCCGATGGCCGAACGGTCACTGACCTGATCTGGTCTAGCCATCTGGCCAATAAGAAAGCCGCTGCCTATAACGTGGTGAACAATAAAGGCATTGAAGCCTACGCCAATAATCAAGTACCTCAAATGCGTAACCCTGAGGTGCACGGCACCATTGATTCGGACTACCGTTTGAACCGCCTTATGATTGATGCAGGCCCAAGGGCCATTTGCGCCAGCCAGAGCGAAACGGCCAAATTTGATCGTTGCTCTGAAGCAAAATGCGTCAAAGCCGGTGGAAAGATTGTGCCACTGCCTGACTACCCTATTCGCTTCCCAGAAGACACCAATGACGAACTCTTCGAGCCTAGCGGCCCATTAAATACTCTGGGAGAGATACGCACCGATGACGAAGGCCGTTTGCTTGTACTGGCAAGCCCTGGTAACGCCGTCGGTCAATACGACGAATACGGCGTACCGATCCAAATGACGGGCGACCTCAATAACGTAGGCTGGTTTGATTCTGCCGCCGATGGCCCGGTCAACGTAACGCTGGTCTTTGATGACGGTTCCACCGAAGACGCCTTTGGGGCTTGGGTGGTCTGTGGCGACCCGGCGTACGCACCTCAAATTCGAAATGTGGTGTCGGTATGGGATGATGTCTACAACATGTTCGTACGAGATCTTGATCTTCAGCCCGAACTTTACGGAATCACTCCGAAAGAAGACAAGCGTGACTATAAGTCCAGCTACCTGCCGAACTTCACTCAAGACATTCAACCCATTTTCATTGCGTGTAACCTTCAACGTTGGACAGCGAATTTACCACCGCTTGCCTTACGCGCTCACACGGCAGTTGAGTCGATTACTGAAGATGATGATCCGAATGCCACCATCATGGCTGCATTGAATTTCATTCGAAACCCCAACAAGAATGAAACCAACCTGGGTACACCGCTTATGCCGCTGTCTTTAGGCGCAGCGGGCACATCATTTCTGACGGTGACCAAAACCCAGTACTTCCTGCTGGAACAATGGAGCAAAAACAAGTTCGAAAAAGGCGGGCAAACAAAACTAGGGCCAGGTGAAATACTGGACATGGCATCGATGGCAAACTGCCTCGGCGGGCGCTATGTACCGGGCATCGAAGTCAGCTACACCATCATGGAAAAAGACATTTATCTGCAAGACTGGAAAACGTCCGGAGCTGGCCCGTTCAGAATCAAACAATACCCTCTGTCGTATGAAAACCTGAATAGAGAAACCCCTTATCTTTCCAGTGGCTGGATTCCGCTTCATGACATGACTGACGGGCTGCAACCCGGAGACGTTTCTAAATTCATGGCGATTCCCTGGCAGACGGATTACAACTCCTGCTCCATCCATGCTACCGCTATCAATACTGATGGCGTCAACGAAAGTAACGGCGCTGAAACGACCTTGTACTGGTCCTGGCCTTCACAACGTCCGGATGCCGTCTATGTGGCGGAAGAAGTCTTTAACAATGTGCTGCCTCAGCAACAATGGTCAATCCGGGGCAAAGGGACCTATGCAGTTAATCCGGCGTCCGCTGCGACCTTCCAAGACCCACTGCAGTCAGTTCAGGATTGGGACAAAATCGGAATCATAGTACAAGGCACCAATGTAGACAGCGAGACTCAGGAATACTCCCCTGAACTTTACCTTGAGGTTCAGAGTCAGCTGACGAATCCTGGCGACTCGACTGACCCCGTTCCCGCCTGGCCGTTTAATGCCAACCCGTCGAAGAAGAAACGCGACTGCCCGCATTAA
- a CDS encoding NAD(P)/FAD-dependent oxidoreductase: MLRTDSFKARAFETRAFKARTFETRTFKSSSFKTDKRKVNRINAHYDVVILGGGPAGLAAAIAIRTANLNKHTNVSVLVVERQSPGQERLGENCPPEIVLLLKQLGVAKEFYQDNHEPCPGYASVWGRPTPGYNDFIVNPLGPSWRLNRIAFDKMLAKRAEDCGAQITWSTRFIGTDIVPQTASHHAHTLHLTQGTDRHPQTVTAGFVIDATGSKARFARTLNIQKTVDDQLFATVRFAHVASGKGSKQIQLEATQQGWCYQALLPEQKVVSMIVSEREIIPHLREGNHQGFEEALATTTFVGPSVNKLEITNPSYHSCAIYSGILPTLEGSNWMAVGDAATSFDPISAQGIYKGLSHGLLAAKKVKDWLENNSSECSDYSQMLQKQYRVYQNNRIHMYSLEQRWRECDFWRKRIHTPPMNLAL; this comes from the coding sequence ATGCTCAGGACCGATTCATTTAAAGCAAGAGCGTTTGAAACAAGAGCGTTTAAAGCAAGAACGTTTGAAACAAGGACGTTTAAATCAAGTTCTTTCAAAACAGACAAGCGTAAAGTAAACCGCATAAACGCACACTATGACGTTGTTATTCTGGGTGGCGGCCCCGCTGGTTTAGCGGCAGCCATCGCCATCCGTACCGCCAACCTCAACAAACATACAAATGTGTCGGTATTGGTTGTGGAGCGGCAATCACCAGGACAGGAACGGCTTGGAGAAAACTGTCCGCCAGAGATTGTACTGTTACTCAAACAGCTCGGTGTAGCGAAAGAATTTTATCAAGACAATCACGAACCCTGCCCTGGCTATGCGTCGGTGTGGGGACGACCAACCCCTGGCTACAACGACTTTATCGTCAATCCATTAGGGCCATCCTGGCGACTCAATCGCATTGCCTTCGACAAGATGCTTGCCAAAAGAGCGGAAGACTGTGGCGCCCAAATAACCTGGTCTACCCGTTTTATCGGGACTGACATTGTCCCACAAACAGCTAGTCATCACGCTCATACGCTACACCTAACTCAAGGGACAGATAGACATCCCCAGACCGTCACAGCCGGGTTTGTTATCGATGCGACTGGCAGTAAGGCACGATTTGCCCGAACACTTAACATTCAGAAAACGGTAGATGACCAACTGTTTGCTACCGTCCGCTTTGCTCACGTTGCCAGTGGTAAAGGTTCTAAACAAATCCAGTTAGAAGCCACTCAACAAGGTTGGTGCTATCAGGCGTTGTTACCGGAACAGAAGGTAGTCAGCATGATCGTGTCTGAGCGTGAAATTATTCCTCACCTTCGGGAAGGAAATCATCAAGGCTTTGAAGAAGCGCTGGCAACGACAACCTTCGTCGGCCCAAGTGTCAATAAACTCGAAATCACCAACCCCAGTTATCATAGCTGCGCCATCTATTCCGGCATCCTGCCGACACTGGAAGGATCTAATTGGATGGCAGTCGGTGACGCCGCCACAAGCTTCGACCCGATCAGTGCTCAAGGAATTTACAAAGGATTAAGTCATGGCCTGTTAGCTGCGAAGAAGGTAAAGGACTGGCTGGAAAACAACAGTTCAGAGTGTTCAGACTATTCTCAAATGCTTCAAAAACAATACCGGGTGTATCAGAACAACCGCATACACATGTACAGTCTGGAACAACGTTGGCGGGAGTGTGATTTCTGGCGAAAACGGATTCATACGCCACCGATGAACCTGGCGCTGTAG
- a CDS encoding FHA domain-containing protein encodes MAILIGERTGVQVDLQPQHVFGRHPSAATSLTNSEASRTHAVAIWDGEVWLLKDTSSNGTYINGRFLARGAQQVLNVEDRIQFGSDQAEVWFVKDTSPPDSLLIPVTLGLPTIKLSEITALPSEDDPQISIYRTLTGQWMCETASSVYELQTGDRVGTCDKQWRFVSSHAGVETEVIRNKVKRTPKQLVFKFDVSQNEEHVSLSLQVDGETVDLEMRNHHYLVLVLARKYLEDKTSGIAESECGWIDKDLLCKMLGLNGNHINIQVYRFRKQFVDAYPMADHLPPSIERRTGEIRFSPNAVEINGGVSLDSHNQLLRDNVRLN; translated from the coding sequence ATGGCGATACTCATTGGTGAACGTACAGGTGTGCAGGTTGATCTACAACCTCAGCATGTTTTCGGTCGACATCCATCTGCCGCAACCTCTCTGACGAACTCTGAGGCTTCCCGAACCCATGCTGTGGCAATTTGGGATGGTGAAGTGTGGCTGTTGAAAGACACCAGTTCCAACGGCACTTACATTAATGGCCGGTTTTTGGCGCGTGGCGCACAACAAGTGTTGAATGTCGAAGACCGAATTCAATTTGGTAGTGATCAGGCTGAAGTTTGGTTCGTAAAAGATACATCGCCGCCAGACAGTTTGTTAATCCCCGTGACCTTAGGCTTACCGACTATTAAGCTGAGTGAGATTACTGCACTGCCTTCAGAAGATGATCCACAGATATCCATTTACCGGACGCTGACCGGACAATGGATGTGTGAAACAGCCTCATCCGTGTATGAGTTACAAACGGGAGATCGGGTTGGCACCTGTGACAAACAATGGCGTTTTGTCAGTTCCCATGCAGGGGTTGAAACAGAGGTCATCAGAAACAAAGTAAAACGGACGCCTAAACAACTGGTCTTCAAATTTGATGTCAGCCAAAACGAGGAACACGTGTCCCTGTCTCTTCAGGTGGACGGTGAGACGGTTGATCTGGAAATGAGAAACCACCATTACCTTGTATTGGTGTTGGCTCGTAAGTATTTGGAAGATAAAACGTCGGGCATTGCGGAATCTGAGTGCGGATGGATTGATAAAGACCTGCTTTGCAAGATGTTAGGGCTAAACGGCAATCACATTAACATTCAGGTATACCGTTTCAGAAAGCAGTTTGTTGATGCGTATCCCATGGCGGATCATTTACCGCCGTCTATTGAGCGTAGAACCGGTGAGATCCGATTCAGCCCGAATGCCGTGGAGATTAATGGCGGTGTCAGTCTTGATTCTCACAACCAATTACTGCGTGACAATGTGCGGTTGAACTGA
- a CDS encoding YcaO-like family protein gives MPLEARKQDTTVSDVPIQDAVRTPITDQILCWHPSYNVYVFENRDVLLLSESQQWLLPHAQFPYLDLLNGLLSCNDIVSMFSGHNLLGGGSEFLGDRTDGSGNYASKTALFYQQVQQLKSSSILIESALAEHYIQPEFSGDGDLAVLDHSLEIQVINLSVASELGAIHSVLLDAGHSVLSTMSESLPITYVVVDDFLDPRITGLSLTGRVLIIKLTGESVWLSPWYLASHFHHFEKLQRRVLDNQPVRKSAMMKWPERIHSIPVRVDGSLSQSQRNTLKEMVVDQLSSGASNYLFVFHKATSQLEKHPINPELLMDVGIAGQVGAPVVLKSCINRFNQDGGSRSVSADETVSRLRALVSPITGIINHFREVTLGHESPVKTYRTGFFKTPAVLKPEVMEQGFVQICMGKGVEPIQSQASALCEAVERYCALYRDELPLLQKNESQLQEEGKRTVNYQQLVPYSSVQYQTFNDSNHPDSLLKQAAIPYQNQVIHWLPAWSLTREESVYVPLSQCYSGIPFEEEQYGRWHSNGCAAGNTVEEAILQGLFELIERDAVAIWWYNRLTRPAFDLSRIHPENLEKLTKTLSPTHETGHAFWVLDLTSDIGVPVMAAIGKDKQTGGFVMGFGCHLRADIAAQRALTELCQLIPIRNQNGAPFDFDAIVDGTYLHPDDAHLPPTMSSDGQDIAEDVVALVHKLSDLNMETLVFDYSRSDIPLKTVKVFVPGLCHIWPQLANERLYTVPVTMGLRSEVYSEAALNPQALYI, from the coding sequence ATGCCGCTAGAAGCAAGAAAGCAAGACACCACCGTGTCTGACGTGCCAATCCAGGACGCAGTCAGAACGCCGATTACTGATCAAATACTTTGTTGGCATCCTTCATATAATGTTTATGTTTTCGAGAATAGGGATGTCTTGCTGTTATCAGAAAGTCAGCAGTGGTTGCTTCCTCATGCCCAGTTTCCGTATTTGGATCTGCTTAACGGTCTGCTATCGTGTAATGATATTGTTTCTATGTTTTCAGGCCACAATCTTTTAGGCGGAGGCTCGGAGTTCCTGGGTGATCGAACGGATGGCTCTGGAAATTATGCATCGAAGACGGCATTGTTTTATCAGCAAGTACAACAATTGAAATCCTCTTCGATTCTCATCGAATCAGCGCTTGCTGAACACTACATACAGCCGGAGTTTAGTGGGGACGGAGATCTAGCCGTCCTGGATCATTCCCTTGAGATTCAGGTGATTAATCTCTCGGTGGCGTCTGAGCTAGGGGCTATTCACTCCGTGTTGTTGGATGCCGGTCATTCAGTTCTTTCCACAATGTCTGAATCGCTACCGATCACCTATGTGGTGGTGGATGATTTTCTTGATCCAAGAATTACAGGGCTGTCTCTAACGGGTCGAGTGTTAATCATTAAACTGACCGGGGAGTCTGTCTGGCTAAGCCCGTGGTATCTGGCATCTCATTTTCATCATTTTGAAAAACTGCAACGTAGAGTGCTCGACAATCAACCGGTCAGAAAGTCTGCCATGATGAAATGGCCAGAGCGCATACACAGTATTCCGGTTAGGGTCGATGGCTCTCTTTCTCAATCACAGCGGAATACGTTGAAGGAGATGGTTGTTGATCAGTTAAGCTCGGGTGCATCGAATTACTTATTTGTTTTTCACAAAGCAACGTCTCAGTTAGAGAAGCATCCGATTAATCCTGAACTACTGATGGATGTTGGTATAGCTGGGCAAGTCGGTGCTCCTGTGGTGCTCAAGTCTTGTATAAACCGTTTTAATCAGGACGGTGGCTCTCGATCCGTTTCTGCGGATGAAACCGTCTCACGGTTACGTGCGTTAGTCAGTCCTATCACGGGAATCATTAATCATTTTCGAGAGGTTACTCTAGGCCATGAGTCGCCGGTTAAGACTTATCGAACCGGTTTTTTTAAGACGCCTGCTGTTTTAAAACCTGAGGTGATGGAACAAGGGTTTGTACAGATTTGTATGGGGAAGGGGGTTGAACCGATCCAGTCTCAGGCCAGTGCATTGTGCGAAGCGGTAGAACGTTATTGTGCTCTGTATCGTGATGAACTGCCGTTATTACAAAAAAACGAATCTCAATTGCAAGAAGAGGGCAAACGAACGGTTAATTATCAGCAGTTGGTTCCATACAGCTCCGTTCAGTATCAGACGTTTAACGATTCAAATCACCCTGACTCTCTGTTGAAGCAGGCCGCCATACCGTATCAGAACCAGGTCATACATTGGTTGCCTGCCTGGTCCTTAACTCGTGAAGAATCCGTCTATGTGCCGTTGAGTCAATGCTATAGCGGGATTCCGTTTGAGGAAGAACAGTATGGCCGATGGCATTCCAATGGCTGTGCTGCAGGCAATACGGTGGAAGAGGCCATTCTTCAGGGCTTGTTTGAGTTGATTGAACGAGATGCGGTTGCCATTTGGTGGTACAACCGCCTGACCCGGCCAGCGTTTGATCTGTCCCGAATCCATCCTGAAAACCTGGAAAAATTAACCAAGACGTTATCTCCAACTCATGAGACGGGCCATGCCTTTTGGGTGTTGGATCTTACGTCGGACATAGGTGTGCCGGTGATGGCTGCGATAGGAAAAGACAAGCAAACCGGAGGCTTTGTAATGGGCTTTGGATGCCACTTGCGTGCGGATATCGCAGCCCAACGTGCCTTAACAGAGCTTTGCCAGCTCATCCCGATTCGAAATCAAAACGGTGCGCCTTTTGACTTTGATGCCATTGTCGATGGTACGTATTTGCATCCTGATGATGCTCATCTTCCGCCGACTATGTCATCTGACGGTCAGGATATCGCGGAGGATGTGGTGGCATTGGTGCATAAACTAAGTGATTTGAACATGGAAACGTTGGTTTTTGATTATTCACGCTCAGACATTCCTCTCAAAACGGTGAAGGTCTTCGTGCCCGGGTTATGTCATATCTGGCCACAGTTAGCGAACGAGCGACTTTACACCGTGCCTGTGACTATGGGGCTTCGAAGTGAAGTGTATTCTGAAGCAGCATTGAATCCTCAAGCTTTGTATATCTGA
- a CDS encoding amidohydrolase family protein, whose protein sequence is MTLDIFDADRHVMEPLDLWAQYLDPEIYRTYPIKVVQDNQLTRQDRVERLGRRGDLSLPPVFVVGDLPLLNNWSEDIQIASAMQDKGNRSARIAAMHPDSQLASMDDSSISVAYLFSTFAGYVVNHEGLPAEVSLAYADAYNRWLKDYCSVNPERLKAVGLLSRHEPTTLCCQLNQIIENGWRSICLRPEVINGKDFGYPEYIDFWAKCEKHNISVVFHGGTNLNAPTAGSHRFQSRFAMHACSHPMEAQMAFVSLLESGVFERHPKLKFAFLEAGASWVPHWLWRLDNICYPEFPSLVEENIKLLPSEYFKRQCWVAVELGEPCLREVIETVGSEKLLYGSDFPHPDHMHFTTEDIANQLGDFSEAELKNVLVNNAKTFFGFDG, encoded by the coding sequence ATGACATTAGATATATTTGATGCTGATCGGCATGTAATGGAACCATTGGATCTATGGGCGCAATATCTTGACCCTGAGATTTACCGAACCTATCCCATCAAAGTGGTACAGGATAACCAGCTCACACGACAAGACAGGGTAGAACGCCTTGGGCGACGCGGGGATTTATCCCTGCCACCGGTATTTGTGGTGGGTGATTTACCGCTTCTGAATAACTGGTCTGAAGACATTCAGATCGCAAGTGCCATGCAGGACAAAGGCAATCGTTCTGCTCGAATTGCAGCCATGCATCCTGATTCCCAGTTGGCGTCAATGGATGATTCAAGTATTTCTGTCGCTTACTTGTTTTCGACCTTTGCCGGTTATGTCGTAAACCATGAGGGACTTCCAGCGGAAGTTTCACTGGCTTATGCGGACGCTTATAACCGTTGGTTGAAGGACTATTGTTCAGTGAATCCAGAGCGATTGAAAGCGGTAGGCTTACTCAGTCGTCACGAGCCGACCACATTGTGTTGTCAGCTGAACCAGATCATTGAAAACGGTTGGCGGTCTATTTGTCTGAGGCCGGAAGTGATCAATGGCAAAGACTTTGGTTATCCCGAATACATCGACTTTTGGGCTAAGTGCGAAAAGCACAATATTTCGGTGGTGTTTCATGGTGGAACCAATCTGAACGCACCAACGGCCGGGTCGCATCGATTCCAATCTCGTTTTGCGATGCATGCGTGTTCTCATCCGATGGAAGCACAAATGGCGTTTGTTTCCTTATTAGAGTCTGGTGTATTTGAACGTCATCCTAAACTGAAGTTCGCTTTTCTAGAGGCTGGGGCGTCCTGGGTTCCGCACTGGTTGTGGCGATTGGATAATATTTGTTATCCGGAATTTCCTTCATTGGTGGAAGAGAATATTAAGCTACTTCCTTCAGAGTATTTTAAGCGCCAATGTTGGGTTGCGGTTGAGCTGGGGGAACCCTGTTTACGAGAAGTGATAGAGACCGTTGGCTCTGAGAAACTACTCTATGGTTCTGACTTTCCTCATCCTGATCACATGCATTTCACCACGGAAGATATAGCCAATCAGTTAGGTGATTTCTCAGAAGCCGAGCTTAAGAATGTTTTAGTGAATAACGCTAAAACATTTTTCGGTTTTGACGGATAG
- a CDS encoding BMA_0021/BMA_0022 family TOMM bacteriocin — translation MSNSILSFKTAYLQAVAKSWEDEVFAKEFHEKGEENILTFLEQHSGSPKDFISPWENLVINFLDDESHTLYWDPIQTGRWVGNDDRLTIFLPEDPGLDNRVEGLAQYNFIFPSFMGKVKSDMQLLFNDKEQIEFIDYLVSKGIKIPTILTLGETDMDLLSFSAVMLRTIALYWDDPCFKEEILNADGDHSDKAPVLSKFFGFSNPWNFAINFKECKTFILNKDDDSEFDYPANVISLGKPRKPQVPEGVKGAQGIYPIALAAYNDDGKSYPFTCC, via the coding sequence ATGAGTAACTCGATTTTGAGCTTTAAAACGGCTTATTTACAGGCTGTCGCTAAGTCATGGGAAGATGAAGTTTTTGCAAAAGAATTTCATGAAAAAGGCGAAGAGAACATTCTGACGTTTCTTGAGCAGCACTCCGGCTCACCCAAGGATTTTATCAGCCCTTGGGAAAATCTGGTGATTAACTTTTTGGATGATGAAAGTCATACCTTGTATTGGGACCCGATTCAAACGGGTCGCTGGGTAGGGAATGATGACCGTTTGACTATTTTTTTGCCGGAAGATCCGGGCTTGGATAACCGTGTAGAAGGTCTTGCTCAGTACAACTTCATTTTCCCGTCGTTCATGGGTAAGGTGAAATCCGATATGCAACTGCTCTTTAATGATAAAGAGCAAATTGAATTTATTGATTACCTGGTATCTAAAGGCATCAAGATCCCGACGATCTTGACCCTGGGTGAGACTGACATGGATTTGTTGTCTTTTAGTGCAGTGATGCTGAGAACCATTGCTCTGTACTGGGATGACCCATGCTTTAAAGAAGAAATTCTTAACGCAGACGGTGATCACTCAGACAAAGCCCCTGTATTGTCTAAGTTCTTTGGTTTCAGCAACCCGTGGAACTTTGCTATCAACTTCAAGGAATGCAAAACCTTCATTCTGAATAAAGATGACGACTCTGAGTTCGATTACCCAGCTAACGTTATTTCGTTAGGTAAGCCGAGAAAACCTCAGGTGCCTGAAGGTGTGAAAGGGGCACAAGGTATTTATCCAATTGCCCTGGCTGCCTATAACGACGATGGTAAATCTTATCCATTTACTTGCTGCTAA